A genomic stretch from Rhineura floridana isolate rRhiFlo1 chromosome 18, rRhiFlo1.hap2, whole genome shotgun sequence includes:
- the RPL22 gene encoding large ribosomal subunit protein eL22: protein MAPAKKLATKGGKKKKQVLKFTLDCTHPVEDGIMDAANFEQFLQERIKVNGKAGNLGGGVVTIERSKSKITVTSEVPFSKRYLKYLTKKYLKKNNLRDWLRVVANSKESYELRYFQINQDEEEEEEED from the exons aAGAAGCTTGCGACGAagggtggcaaaaaaaagaaacaggTCCTGAAGTTCACTCTAGACTGTACCCATCCGGTAGAAGATGGTATTATGGATGCTGCCAATTTT GAGCAGTTCCTGCAGGAGCGGATCAAAGTGAATGGGAAAGCCGGGAACCTCGGTGGAGGCGTCGTAACGATCGagagaagcaaaagcaaaatcaCCGTCACCTCGGAGGTCCCTTTTTCCAAGAG GTACCTGAAGTACCTCACTAAGAAATACCTGAAGAAAAACAACTTGCGTGACTGGCTGCGTGTAGTGGCCAACAGCAAGGAGAGCTATGAGTTGCGGTATTTCCAGATTAACcaggatgaagaggaggaggaggaggaagattaa